The genomic stretch TGCAGATGTCCTCTCTGGAGCCCGGCCCTACAGGCGACGGCGTGCCGGTCTGGCGGCCCGTCGCCGACCATGTGGTCCACACGACGCTGAACGCCGCCCCGATCACCGTGCCGCTGCCGGGCGGCGGCGCTGCCACCCGCCTGCGCATCCGCGAGGTCGAGCTCGTGGGGGCCGACGTCGGAGCCCCGGAGCCGCAGGCCGGCTCGCCGGGCGAGCTCGGTGAGCGCGTGACGTTCACCGACACAGTGCTCCTGCCCCTGAACTGAGCGGCGTGGGTGGGCGCTCGCTCTGGTCGAGCGCAATCGTTGCGCCTTGGCGTTGGCGGTAGCTCCGCACCGCCCCGGCGTTCCTGGGCGCGGGTACCTGGTGTCGCCCAGGGCAGGCGTCTTCTAGCGGCGGATGCTCCGGGCGCACGGTTCGCAGAGCGGCGTGCCGCCGTACCGCACGACCGCGCAATCTCTCGGGTGGTAGTTGCATCCCGCGCTTGGCCCGGGCTGCCCCCAGGGTGGTGGCAAGCCAACCGAGTAGGAGCTGTCCGCAGGCGGGCTCGCGCCGATGAACGCCCGCTTCCCGCACGGTCGGCAAGAACATCTGATTGAGGCCCCGCACGACATTCACCGGCGCCGCGCGACGTCGGCGCCCTAAACGCCAGGCGCGCCTGCCGATTCGGGTCCCGAAAAAGGTCCCGAACTGCCCAGTTCTGACCGCTGCTGAGGGGGTCTCAGGGCACCTCAGAGCCCCCGAGACATCGCGTTAGTGCGCCAAATTTGGCCGATCATAATCCGCGTGTCGGGGGTTCGAGTCCCTCCTCCGGCATGATGTGATGTCTCGGGACATCGGTCTCAGTTCGGGGGGCCCGGCCATCGGCCGGGCTCTGTGTTTTGGTTGCGCCAGTAGCTGCGGTTGGGGTCGATGTGGTGGACGGAGAGCACTTCGCCGGTGGTGGTGGTCGTCGGCGAATGCGAGGACGCGTTTGCGGGCGTGGACGGTGCCGAGTCCGAGGTGTGCATGCGGCCGGCGCGGCGGATCGTCATGCGGCCTTTGGGATCGAGTCGGTCGTAGCGCACGCGGTAGTGCCCTGGGGCGTGTCCGTTGCTGGCGGGGGCGGCCTTTGGGGTGGCGCGGTAGGCGTCGCCGGGGGTGCGCCGGTGCAGCGCTCGGTGCGGGCGGCGCTCGTTGGAGTGCTTGCGAAACTCGTCGCGCTGGCGTTGGAGTTCGGGGAGCGTTCGGGCGGGCGGTCTGGCGTTCAGCCAGCGCTGCAGAGTCTGGTGGAAGCGCTCGGTCTTGCCTTGGGTTTGCGGGTGTCCGGGGGATCCGTTCTTCTGGCGAACACCGAGGATCGGTAGGAGGTCTTCAAACGCGTTGCGGCCGCCGCCGAACCGGGCGGTGTAGACGCGGCCATCGCGACCGGCCGTGGCTGATCAGCGTGAAGTCGACCAGCAGTCCCGGGACGGTGGCTTCGGCGGCCGACCAGCTGGCGTCGCTGTCCGGCCTGGACGGGGTCGCCATCCTCGTCGTGCCATTCATGACACCCGCCGGGGCGAAGGCCGCCGCCCGGCGCGGGCTGAGCTGGATCGACTTGTCGGGCAACACGCACGTGCGCGACGACGACCTCTACAAGGCGATCGGCCGCCAGGACGCCATCACCATGTTCAACCTCGGCGCGGCGCTGGGCTTCGTCGCCGACCGCGACGCCCTGGCCGACCCCTCCGGCTTCTGGCTCGTCGACGACGCCTTCAACGACACGACACCGCCGGTCTATGCACGGTGA from Capillimicrobium parvum encodes the following:
- a CDS encoding integrase core domain-containing protein yields the protein MLGVRQKNGSPGHPQTQGKTERFHQTLQRWLNARPPARTLPELQRQRDEFRKHSNERRPHRALHRRTPGDAYRATPKAAPASNGHAPGHYRVRYDRLDPKGRMTIRRAGRMHTSDSAPSTPANASSHSPTTTTTGEVLSVHHIDPNRSYWRNQNTEPGRWPGPPN